From the genome of Chanos chanos chromosome 5, fChaCha1.1, whole genome shotgun sequence, one region includes:
- the LOC115812572 gene encoding carbonic anhydrase-like, which yields MGTPHLMNGVNVLPQRAQEHSPTPLLYADNVAHWGELYSNCDGHSQSPINIDTANVISQEELGEFTFTNFNSTDALKHLMNNGHTVQCTLEEGMVHIGNGGLNYNYSCLQFHFHWGTEDFDHYPGSEHSVDGQRYPVEVQDGENDAMSEAWKNFTHYLSDVSTEGSNVSISDPISIQDLLVGVDFTKYYRYSGSLTTPTCNEAVVWTVFHTPIKINRELLRQFPKTFDFESIYRPQQSLNNRTVKASAAFGMDSHTSVKCVLEDGMVEIAGGGLDHMYSTLQFHFHWGTHSSQSTPTSASSETTHSPDASHSHRSSASHGSSDSSHTDSTPTSDSSSSGESPGDIYGGSEHTVDSQRYSMEMHIVSKRKDLGVDEAKQAQDGFAVLGFFIEAEEGGPTPDAWMKFAEHLSELQSIDSTITFHHNISIDDLIGDVDRTSYYRYMGSLTTPLCNEAVVWTIFKDPIKLDRSLLIVFWGHARTMAMGAI from the exons ATGGGAACGCCTCATCTGATGAACGGAGTTAACGTCCTGCCTCAAAGGGCCCAAGaacactcccccacccccctcctctatG ctgacaATGTGGCCCACTGGGGTGAGCTCTATTCTAATTGTGATGGGCACAGTCAGTCTCCTATTAACATAGACACTGCCAATGTGATAAGTCAGGAGGAGCTGGGAGAATTTACCTTCACAAATTTTAATAGCACAGATGCCCTGAAACACCTGATGAACAATGGACACACAG TGCAATGTACATTGGAGGAGGGGATGGTGCACATTGGAAATGGGGGCCTGAATTACAATTACTCCTGTTTGCAGTTCCATTTCCACTGGGGGACTGAAGATTTCGATCACTACCCAGGGTCCGAGCATTCTGTTGATGGACAGAGATATCCAGTGGAG GTACAAGATGGAGAAAATGATGCAATGTCTGAGGCCTGGAAAAACTTCACACACTATCTATCAGATGTGTCGACAGAAG GTAGTAACGTGAGCATAAGTGATCCCATTTCCATTCAAGATCTGCTTGTAGGAGTAGACTTCACCAAATATTACCGCTACAGTGGCTCACTCACCACCCCCACATGTAATGAGGCCGTGGTATGGACAGTCTTCCACACTCCAATCAAGATCAACAGAGAGCTG TTGAGGCAGTTTccaaaaacatttgattttgaaAGTATCTACCGGCCACAACAGAGTCTAAACAATCGCACTGTTAAGGCTTCAGCAGCCTTCGGCATGGACAGCCACACATCCG TGAAGTGTGTGTTAGAAGATGGCATGGTGGAGATCGCTGGAGGGGGGCTGGATCACATGTACTCCACACTACAGTTTCACTTCCACTGGGGAACGCATTCAAGCCAATCCACACCAACCAGTGCAAGTAGTGAAACCACTCACAGCCCTGATGCAAGTCACTCCCATCGTTCCAGTGCATCTCATGGCTCCAGTGATTCCAGTCATACTGACTCCACTCCAACTAGTGACTCTAGCAGCAGTGGTGAAAGCCCAGGAGACATCTATGGTGGTTCAGAACACACTGTGGACTCTCAAAGATATTCAATGGAG ATGCATATTGTGAGTAAAAGGAAAGACCTCGGTGTTGATGAAGCCAAACAAGCGCAAGATGGGTTTGCTGTATTAGGGTTCTTTATCGAG GCAGAAGAAGGAGGTCCTACACCAGATGCATGGATGAAATTTGCTGAACATCTCTCTGAGCTCCAGAgcatag ACAGTACAATTACTTTCCACCACAATATCTCAATTGATGATCTAATTGGAGATGTAGACCGCACATCTTACTACCGCTACATGGGCTCCCTCACGACACCACTCTGTAATGAAGCAGTGGTTTGGACCATCTTCAAAGACCCAATCAAGCTCGACCGGTCTTTG CTCATTGTCTTCTGGGGACATGCCAGAACTATGGCCATGGGGGCCATATGA
- the LOC115812573 gene encoding uncharacterized protein DDB_G0271670-like: MVFTKSQLFLTVVMTSLSVHAGLLPWGSSSLPSSSSSSASSSSPSSSAAASTASSSSSPASSSGECSSASSSASSSLSESSSSSLPSATSSSSSAAASPSSSSASSSVSASSASASSSSASASSSSASSSSSATSSSTASSSSASPSSSASAASSSSASAAAVSSSPSSSSSSSSSAAGASSVSPPSSSSSSSSAAASPSSSSPPSSSSSSSSPPASAASPPSSSSSATASSAPSAARSPSSSSSLWRSSVLCTASCVQAPTLSRAISSPSNHLRTAAMFGSLTE; encoded by the exons ATGGTTTTCACGAAATCGCAATTATTTCTCACGGTCGTAATGACCTCACTCAGTGTA CATGCTGGATTGTTACCTTGGGGCTCATCCTCACTGCcttcgtcatcatcatcgtcggCATCTTCATCCTCACCATCTTCATCAGCAGCAGCCTCAAcagcctcttcctcatcatctcCAGCTTCCTCCTCAGGGGAATGTTCCTcagcttcttcttctgcttcatcGTCACTGTCTgaatcctcctcttcctcactgccATCAGCcacttcatcatcttcatcagctGCAGcatcaccctcctcttcctcagcttcCTCTTCTGTCTCAGCTTCCTCAGCCTCTGCCTCCTCTTCATCAGCTTCTGCTTCATCTTCCTcagcttcctcctcctcttcagccACCTCTTCCTCTACTGCATCTTCCTCCTCCGCCTCACCCTCCTCATCCGCATCAGCTGCTTCTTCTTCATCCGCGTCAGCTGCAGCAGTCTCCTcttcaccctcctcctcctcatcctcatcgtCTTCGGCTGCAGGAGCAtcctcagtttctccaccaTCCTCCTCATCATCGTCTTCCTCAGCTGCcgcctctccttcttcttcgtctcctccatcatcatcatcgtcatcgtcatcaccTCCAGCCTCCGCCGCATCCccaccttcatcatcatcgtctGCAACAGCGTCATCAGCCCCCTCAGCAGCCAGATCTCCCAgttcctcttcctcactttgGAGGTCTTCAGTGCTTTGCACTGCCTCTTGTGTCCAGGCCCCTACACTCAGCAGGGCAATCAGCAGCCCAAGCAACCACCTCCGCACAGCTGCCATGTTTGGATCACTCACAGAGTAG
- the LOC115812574 gene encoding transient receptor potential cation channel subfamily M member 4-like translates to MIDAEKEGGGGRGALSKTEKDQSWIPKVIKKRHCTTFVEDSFSNGQLCQCGETRDKHASAALGDYFSTAIVSHWESAQHSSESPTDAFGEIEFAGATKRHSYFLRLSGDTRPNIAYNLMTVHWGLTPPNLVVSVVGGEGRAKVKTWVREVLRQGLVKASQSTGAWILTQGLREGVGRCVGEAVRDHATAASAVSLSKVVPIGIAPWGLVQNREQLVNPEGSFPARYYVANTSRDSCWLDNNYQAFLLVDDGTVGRRGGEASFRAHLEDFISHQRTGIWGTGSMDIPVLCMLISGEVNMLERLDLSLKNSMPWLILAGSGGVADFVSDLLENLVSAPVGTEGEVEAASNVDLRERVGERVKKYFSSEPEIDKLIERALSIYQNRDLISIYHGEQEGPDDFDTVLLKALVRASKQRDSIHASPYTEELKLAVTWNRVDIARSELFNGDIQWRYEDLEDSMTDALVNDKPQFVRLFTENGLNILDYLTYGRLESLYRSVSDSSLAYTLLQRRLAERLAVTHGHSSNESTELLDHCPKIMNAARQVKELSLYEVSRVLGDLLGDVCQPFFYAPLGLENIKSTRREFRKACKLLQGPCVYRQQRCLYPWACLFIWAVLQNRSEMAVFFWEMAGESVLSALSGCRLLRELSRLETETETKLSMKELAQRFENLAHDVFGKCYQSSENRSFTLLIRKSPVWGGTTCLQMAVGADARLFFSHDGVQSLLSQIWWGDMERNTAVWKLILTLFIPPLCYTNLITFREEEQPEEEKTDEPAQAKEADWIYGETIFSFSDIKHHETELEDMGSIRITSKGTPVLPVQARKRPFFVSRWRQFWIAPVTSFLGNVLMYFLFLLLFAYVLLADFKPPPPAGPSVSEYVLYFWIWTMVCEEIRQTFFVGNMTLRQRIRQYSQDVWHKCDLAAICLFIFGLFCRMFKGSYRTGRAFLCLDYMVFTLRLIHIFAIHKQLGPKIIIVGKMMKDVFFFLFFLAVWIMAYGIANQALIYSYDPRPDRIFRRVFYRPYLHIFGQIPVEEMDTGKKWDVDLECTNNVTLVEEGAEPCRDTYSNWLVVILLVIYLLVTNILLINLLIAMFSYTFTKVQERSDTYWKFQRYNLIVEYHSRPSLAPPFIILSHLHLFIKRNIRKVPSVKIHHFAVDLKGKVANRLLTWESIQKENFLSAENKKQRASDSERIRRMTVKVDEVIKQVAEVRDVERRLRVLESEMEFCSSSLKWIVEVLSQSSGMKITRPPPSQKGALVTELKML, encoded by the exons ATGATCGACGcggagaaagaaggaggaggaggaagaggagcactgtcaaaaacagagaaggacCAG AGCTGGATCCCAAAAGTAATAAAGAAGAGACACTGTACAACCTTTGTCGAGGACTCTTTCAG TAATGGCCAGCTGTGTCAGTGTGGAGAAACACGGGACAAGCATGCCTCCGCCGCCCTGGGTGATTACTTCAGCACGGCGATTGTCAGTCATTGGGAAAGTGCGCAGCATTCTTCCGAATCTCCCACCGACGCCTTTGGAGAGATAGAGTTCGCTGGTGCCACCAAGAGACACAGCTAT TTCCTGCGTCTATCTGGGGACACACGTCCAAATATAGCCTACAACCTTATGACTGTCCACTGGGGTCTGACTCCTCCCAACCTGGTCGTTTCAGTTGTGGGTGGTGAGGGAAGGGCAAAGGTCAAGACCTGGGTGCGAGAGGTACTTAGACAAGGATTGGTCAAGGCCTCACAAAGCACAG GAGCTTGGATTCTGACCCAGGGGCTGAGAGAGGGCGTGGGGAGGTGTGTAGGGGAGGCGGTGAGAGATCACGCAACCGCTGCATccgccgtctctctctccaaggTCGTCCCCATTGGCATCGCCCCGTGGGGTTTGGTTCAAAACCGAGAACAGCTTGTCAACCCAGAG ggcagtTTCCCAGCACGGTATTACGTTGCAAACACATCCCGTGACTCCTGTTGGTTGGATAATAACTATCAGGCCTTCCTGTTGGTAGATGATGGTACTGTAGGACGAAGAGGGGGTGAGGCTTCCTTCAGGGCCCACCTAGAGGACTTCATTTCCCATCAGCGCACAGGCATCTGGG GAACTGGAAGCATGGACATACCTGTTCTGTGTATGCTGATATCAGGAGAGGTCAACATGCTCGAG AGACTGGATCTTTCTTTGAAAAATTCCATGCCCTGGCTGATTCTGGCGGGGTCAGGAGGGGTGGCTGACTTTGTGAGTGATCTCCTGGAGAACCTGGTATCTGCTCCTGTGGGAACAGAGGGGGAGGTGGAGGCGGCTTCCAACGTAGATCTCAGAGAAAGAGTTGGAGAAAGAGTGAAGAAATATTTCTCCTCCGAGCCAGAGATAGACAAACTAATAGAGAGG GCCCTCAGTATCTACCAGAACAGAGACCTCATCTCCATCTACCACGGAGAGCAGGAGGGGCCTGATGACTTTGACACTGTACTGCTCAAGGCTCTAGTCAGAG CCAGTAAACAGCGTGATTCCATTCATGCCAGTCCCTATACTGAGGAACTTAAGCTGGCAGTGACTTGGAATAGAGTGGACATCGCCCGGAGTGAGCTCTTTAACGGTGACATCCAGTGGAGG TACGAGGACCTGGAGGATTCCATGACCGACGCACTGGTGAATGACAAACCCCAGTTTGTGCGCCTGTTCACCGAAAACGGGCTCAACATCCTTGATTACCTGACCTACGGACGCTTGGAGAGCCTGTACCGCTCCGTTTCAGACAGCTCCCTGGCCTACACCTTACTCCAGCGTCGCCTCGCAGAGCGCCTGGCTGTCACTCATGGACACTCCTCTAACGAGAGCACAGAACTCCTCGACCACTGCCCAAAGATCATGAACGCTGCTCGTCAGGTCAAAGAACTCAGCCTTTATGAG GTGTCCCGGGTGTTGGGGGACTTGCTTGGGGATGTGTGCCAGCCTTTTTTCTATGCTCCTCTGGGATTAGAAAACATCAAGTCAACAAGAAGAGAATTTCGG aaagcATGTAAGTTGTTACAGGGGCCCTGTGTGTATCGGCAGCAGCGGTGCCTCTATCCGTGGGCTTGTCTCTTTATCTGGGCTGTTCTGCAGAACCGCAGTGAGATGGCCGTCTTCTTTTGGGAAATG GCAGGGGAGTCAGTACTCAGTGCTTTGAGTGGTTGTAGGTTGCTGAGGGAACTCTCTAGACTggagactgagactgagacaAAACTTTCCATGAAAGAGTTGGCTCAGCGGTTTGAGAACCTGGCCCACG acgTGTTTGGTAAATGTTACCAGAGCAGCGAGAACCGTTCTTTCACGCTGCTGATCAGGAAGTCTCCGGTGTGGGGCGGGACCACGTGTCTACAGATGGCTGTGGGAGCTGACGCCCGTCTCTTCTTCAGTCATGATGGTGTGCAG tCCTTGCTGTCTCAGATCTGGTGGGGTGATATGGAGAGAAATACAGCAGTGTGGAAACTGATCCTCACGCTCTTTATCCCTCCTCTGTGTTACACCAACCTCATCACTTTCAG ggaAGAGGAGcagccagaggaggaaaaaactgATGAACCTGCTCAGGCAAAAGAGGCTGACTGGATTTATGGAGAaaccattttctctttctctgacatcaAGCACCA tgaaacaGAACTCGAGGACATGGGCAGTATCAGAATCACTTCTAAAG GAACGCCGGTTTTGCCCGTGCAGGCCAGGAAACGCCCCTTCTTCGTGTCCCGTTGGCGGCAGTTCTGGATTGCACCTGTCACCTCCTTCCTCGGCAACGTGCTGATGTATTTCCTTTTCCTACTTCTGTTTGCGTACGTGCTGTTGGCCGATTTCAAGCCGCCGCCCCCTGCTGGCCCGTCTGTGTCAGAGTACGTGCTGTATTTCTGGATATGGACCATGGTGTGTGAGGAGATTCGACAG acattttttgTGGGTAATATGACTCTTCGTCAGAGAATTAGGCAGTACAGTCAGGATGTGTGGCATAAGTGTGACCTCGCTGCTATCTGCCTCTTCATCTTTGGCTTATTCTGCAG GATGTTTAAGGGGTCCTATAGAACTGGCAGAGCATTTTTGTGTCTGGACTACATGGTCTTCACCCTCAGACTCATCCACATCTTTGCCATTCACAAACAGCTTGGACCCAAAATCATCATTGTCGGCAAAAtg ATGAAggatgtgtttttcttcctgttcTTCCTTGCTGTGTGGATCATGGCGTATGGAATAGCCAATCAAGCTCTGATTTACTCCTATGACCCTCGTCCTGATAGGATATTTCGCAGAGTGTTCTACAGGCCGTACTTGCACATATTTGGCCAGATTCCAGTGGAGGAAATGGACA cTGGCAAGAAGTGGGATGTGGATTTGGAATGCACAAATAATGTGACCTTGGTTGAAGAGGGTGCAGAGCCGTGCAGAGACACCTACTCTAACTGGCTGGTGGTCATTCTACTGGTCATCTACCTGCTGGTCACAAACATCTTACTTATCAATCTTCTCATCGCCATGTTCAg CTACACCTTCACAAAAGTTCAGGAGCGCAGTGACACATATTGGAAGTTCCAGCGGTATAATCTGATAGTAGAATATCACTCCCGCCCTTCCCTGGCCCCTCCCTTCATCATCCTCTCCCACCTCCACCTCTTCATCAAGAGAAACATTCGCAAAGTGCCTTCCGTCAAGATCCATCATTTTG CTGTAGACCTGAAGGGGAAAGTTGCTAATAGGCTTTTGACGTGGGAGAGCATTCAGAAAGAGAACTTCCTGTCGGCCGAGAACAAGAAACAAAGAGCAAGTGACTCGGAGAGGATCAGACGAATGACTGTCAA GGTAGACGAAGTAATCAAACAGGTTGCAGAAGTGAGGGATGTTGAACGCAGACTGAGAGTGCTTGAGTCAGAG aTGGAATTCTGCTCCAGTTCTCTCAAGTGGATTGTTGAGGTTCTTTCTCAAAGCAGTGGAATGAAGATCACacgcccccctccctcccagaAAGGTGCTTTagtaactgaactgaaaatgctGTAA